Proteins encoded in a region of the Streptomyces sp. NBC_00258 genome:
- a CDS encoding recombinase family protein, whose amino-acid sequence MPIAPEYLHMVYPDTVFHALLYGRNSRDPKKKGRSVADQIGSGRDLCEAHSWPIAEVFDQDVGQSASRHARKKRKDFEALLAAIEAGKGRIVVAWEASRYYRDIEAYIRLRNACMENAVLLCYNGQVYDLSKREDRKATAQDAIAAEDEAEGIRDRVLRTTRSQAKKGMPHGRILWGYARRYDPETGELIEQLPHPERAPVVLDIFQRVAAGETEYTIMKDLQSQGERLPGVKWDYYHLPTMLRNIGYKGRRVFQGEDFGDAVWDGIVPPDLFDAVQRILANEDRSTTRDYSVKHLLSGIARCGNCPDHPHLRVGKARGYLTYGCSAKFDTQMAETKLDAYVEEAVIKWLSSRAAVAAFQSTDQEKRAELARNRQQALEKQLEEARERASTFRPDGTPRLSIASLAELEDRLEPQIQAAKDEAEEMHAPPIVRSLIGSDDVDRRWNNEMTIEQRRAVLRSVVNIRLNKARARGVRTIEPGRIEFTFVGEEGFVRVGSSRRRPGPSPSPAGGTGR is encoded by the coding sequence ATGCCGATCGCGCCCGAATACCTGCACATGGTCTATCCCGACACGGTGTTCCACGCCCTTCTGTACGGACGCAACTCCCGCGACCCGAAGAAGAAGGGCCGTTCGGTCGCCGATCAGATCGGCTCCGGCCGCGATCTATGCGAAGCGCACAGCTGGCCAATCGCCGAGGTCTTCGACCAGGACGTTGGTCAGTCGGCATCCCGCCATGCCCGAAAGAAGCGCAAGGACTTCGAGGCTCTCCTCGCCGCCATCGAGGCAGGCAAGGGCCGCATCGTCGTCGCGTGGGAAGCGTCCCGCTACTACCGCGACATCGAGGCGTACATCCGCCTGCGCAACGCGTGCATGGAGAACGCCGTCCTGCTCTGCTACAACGGCCAGGTCTATGACCTGTCCAAGCGCGAGGACCGGAAGGCCACGGCGCAGGATGCCATCGCGGCCGAGGATGAGGCCGAGGGCATCCGCGACCGCGTGCTCCGCACCACCCGATCGCAGGCGAAGAAGGGAATGCCGCACGGCCGCATCCTGTGGGGGTACGCCCGCCGGTACGACCCGGAGACGGGCGAACTGATCGAGCAGCTCCCGCACCCGGAGCGCGCGCCGGTTGTCCTGGACATCTTCCAGCGGGTTGCGGCGGGCGAGACCGAGTACACGATCATGAAGGATTTGCAGTCCCAGGGCGAGCGGCTGCCCGGCGTCAAGTGGGACTACTACCACCTGCCGACGATGCTCCGGAACATCGGCTACAAGGGCCGCCGTGTCTTCCAGGGCGAGGACTTCGGCGACGCGGTCTGGGACGGTATCGTCCCGCCGGACCTCTTCGACGCAGTGCAGCGCATCCTCGCGAATGAGGACCGCAGCACCACCCGGGACTACTCGGTCAAGCACCTGCTGTCGGGGATCGCGCGCTGCGGCAACTGCCCGGATCATCCGCACCTGCGTGTGGGCAAGGCCCGCGGCTACCTGACGTACGGCTGCTCGGCCAAGTTCGATACGCAGATGGCAGAGACCAAGCTCGATGCCTATGTCGAGGAGGCGGTCATCAAGTGGTTGAGTTCGCGGGCCGCGGTCGCTGCGTTCCAGTCGACCGACCAGGAGAAGCGGGCCGAGCTGGCGCGTAACCGGCAGCAGGCGCTGGAGAAGCAGCTGGAGGAGGCACGGGAGCGGGCGTCGACGTTCCGGCCGGACGGCACTCCGCGGTTGTCGATCGCGTCGCTTGCTGAACTGGAGGACCGGTTGGAGCCGCAGATTCAGGCAGCGAAGGACGAAGCGGAGGAGATGCACGCGCCGCCGATCGTCCGGAGCCTGATCGGCAGCGATGACGTGGACCGGCGCTGGAACAACGAGATGACGATCGAGCAGCGGCGGGCCGTGCTGCGGTCGGTGGTGAACATCCGCCTGAACAAGGCCCGTGCGCGGGGGGTTCGAACGATCGAGCCCGGCCGCATCGAGTTCACGTTCGTTGGCGAGGAGGGGTTCGTCAGGGTCGGGTCCTCGCGCCGGCGTCCCGGGCCCTCTCCCTCTCCTGCTGGGGGAACAGGCCGATGA
- a CDS encoding RusA family crossover junction endodeoxyribonuclease → MSTPALFEPEVPAATTAAGPRPTPGISLTVYGLPAPQGSKRHVGNGVMIESSKKVKPWRQDVKQAALDAVQGLTDWTPLDGPLVASMVFTFARPKGHYRTGRNAHLLRDAAPPRPHGMPDLSKILRSTEDALKGIVWADDARVVGYGRLGKFYAGTDVPDVLSMPGCVIRVWPLDEAVTG, encoded by the coding sequence GTGAGTACGCCCGCACTGTTCGAGCCTGAGGTCCCGGCCGCCACCACGGCGGCCGGGCCCCGGCCCACCCCGGGAATCTCCCTCACCGTCTACGGTCTCCCCGCCCCGCAGGGCTCGAAGCGACACGTCGGCAACGGCGTCATGATCGAGTCCTCGAAGAAGGTCAAGCCGTGGCGTCAGGACGTCAAGCAAGCCGCCCTCGACGCCGTGCAGGGGCTCACCGACTGGACGCCGCTGGACGGCCCGCTCGTCGCCTCGATGGTGTTCACGTTCGCCCGGCCCAAGGGGCACTACCGCACCGGCAGGAACGCGCACCTCCTGCGTGACGCCGCACCGCCACGCCCGCACGGTATGCCCGACCTCTCGAAGATCCTCCGCTCAACCGAGGACGCCCTGAAGGGGATCGTGTGGGCGGACGACGCCCGCGTAGTCGGCTACGGCCGCCTCGGCAAGTTCTACGCGGGCACGGACGTGCCGGACGTGCTGTCGATGCCGGGCTGTGTGATCCGCGTCTGGCCGCTCGACGAGGCGGTGACCGGATGA
- a CDS encoding helix-turn-helix domain-containing protein, producing MTDAPTRAQRFAAVVAPAAQRAGYTGHGSQARLARDTGMSESSVSRMLKGKAVPDLEFIEPLAQAIEMDLLELLTRTGIFSPESLPSLSESDRSQVGSRSIITPEEAADGLGIKDEVGRQMLAATIERLRRLEDDGATDHGDDAGGSAAHM from the coding sequence ATGACGGATGCCCCCACCCGTGCGCAGCGGTTCGCCGCAGTAGTCGCGCCCGCAGCGCAACGTGCCGGCTATACCGGCCACGGATCCCAGGCGCGCCTTGCGCGCGACACCGGCATGTCCGAGAGCAGCGTCTCCCGCATGCTCAAGGGGAAAGCCGTTCCTGACCTGGAGTTCATCGAGCCGCTCGCGCAAGCGATCGAAATGGATCTGCTCGAACTGCTGACCAGAACTGGGATCTTTTCCCCCGAGTCCCTTCCGTCACTGTCCGAATCAGATCGGTCACAGGTAGGCTCGCGTTCCATCATCACTCCGGAAGAAGCTGCCGACGGACTCGGCATCAAGGACGAGGTGGGGCGCCAGATGCTCGCCGCAACCATCGAGCGACTGAGGCGTCTAGAAGACGACGGTGCTACCGATCACGGCGACGACGCCGGAGGCTCGGCAGCACACATGTAG
- a CDS encoding arylamine N-acetyltransferase family protein translates to MKPAQADAYLRRIGAAHPAWPTADVLRELQLRHLLTVPFENLSIHLGEEIVLEEERLLDKLVGSRRGGFCYELNGAFGMLLGALGFDVTLLAARVYGEEGRLGVPFDHLALRVRTVDGGDWLVDVGFGANSHYPLAFRERGEQADPGGTFRVIVAGADPAGVRGNDRRFGDLDVVRDGTSQYRLETRPRVLGDCVAGAWWHSTSPASHFTQSLVCSRLTEDGGRITLSGRTLTITNPDGGKEGSDLATDEEVLEAYRERFGIELERVPIVRKG, encoded by the coding sequence ATGAAACCCGCACAGGCTGATGCCTACCTCCGCCGTATCGGCGCCGCACACCCCGCCTGGCCCACCGCCGACGTACTGCGTGAGCTCCAGTTGCGGCACCTGCTGACCGTGCCGTTCGAGAACCTGTCGATCCATCTCGGCGAGGAGATCGTGCTGGAGGAGGAGCGGCTGCTGGACAAGTTGGTGGGCTCTCGGAGGGGCGGTTTCTGTTACGAACTGAACGGCGCGTTCGGGATGTTGCTCGGGGCACTGGGCTTCGATGTGACATTGCTCGCGGCGCGTGTGTACGGGGAGGAGGGGCGACTGGGGGTTCCGTTCGACCATCTCGCGCTGCGGGTGCGGACGGTGGACGGGGGTGACTGGCTCGTGGACGTCGGCTTCGGGGCGAACAGCCACTATCCGCTGGCTTTCAGGGAGCGGGGAGAGCAGGCGGATCCGGGTGGCACGTTCAGGGTGATCGTGGCCGGGGCGGATCCGGCGGGGGTGCGAGGGAACGACAGGCGGTTCGGGGACCTGGACGTCGTGCGGGACGGCACGTCGCAGTACCGGCTGGAGACCCGGCCGCGGGTGCTCGGGGACTGCGTGGCCGGAGCCTGGTGGCACAGCACCTCGCCGGCCTCGCACTTCACTCAGTCGCTTGTCTGCTCGCGGCTCACCGAGGACGGCGGGCGCATCACGCTCAGCGGACGCACGCTCACGATCACGAACCCCGACGGCGGGAAGGAGGGGTCGGATCTGGCCACGGACGAGGAGGTGTTGGAGGCGTATCGGGAGCGGTTCGGGATCGAGCTGGAGCGCGTTCCGATTGTCAGGAAAGGCTAA
- a CDS encoding PD-(D/E)XK nuclease-like domain-containing protein, translating into MTTTVQAEAPASAAGPAPITEPGIYDMDNETYHSHRYALSSSGARKLLPPSCPAIFRYEQDHPQAPKKVWDIGNAAHKLVLGEGPALRLIEHEMWTTKVAKADVAEAREAGEIPLKPVDYQQVHDMADALRRHPVASLLFDPERGKPEQSLFWRDDRTGVMRRARLDWLPNPRSGRLIIPDYKTCRSANPEKLAKDIDEYGYHQQDDTYRSGAKALGIADDDAAFVFVCQEKTAPYVITVIEVNATSRRIGAARNRRALETFAECTASGYWPGYSDDVVPVSLPPYAETRDTLEYL; encoded by the coding sequence ATGACGACAACCGTGCAGGCCGAGGCTCCGGCCTCGGCCGCCGGCCCGGCTCCCATCACCGAGCCCGGCATCTACGACATGGACAACGAGACGTACCACTCGCACCGGTACGCGCTGTCGTCGAGCGGTGCGCGGAAGCTTCTGCCGCCCTCGTGCCCGGCGATCTTCCGGTACGAGCAGGACCACCCGCAGGCGCCGAAGAAGGTGTGGGACATCGGCAACGCCGCCCACAAGCTCGTGCTCGGCGAGGGGCCCGCGCTCCGGCTGATCGAGCACGAGATGTGGACGACGAAGGTCGCGAAGGCTGACGTGGCCGAGGCCCGCGAGGCTGGCGAGATCCCGCTGAAGCCGGTCGACTACCAGCAGGTGCACGACATGGCGGACGCGCTGCGCCGCCACCCCGTCGCCTCCCTGCTGTTCGACCCCGAGCGCGGCAAGCCGGAGCAGTCCCTGTTCTGGCGCGATGACCGCACGGGCGTCATGCGGCGGGCCCGCCTCGACTGGCTGCCGAACCCGCGCTCCGGGCGGCTGATCATCCCGGACTACAAGACGTGCCGCTCGGCGAACCCCGAGAAGCTCGCGAAGGACATCGACGAGTACGGCTACCACCAGCAGGACGACACCTACCGATCCGGCGCGAAGGCGCTCGGGATCGCGGACGACGACGCTGCGTTCGTCTTCGTCTGCCAGGAGAAGACCGCCCCGTACGTGATCACCGTCATCGAGGTGAACGCCACGTCCCGGCGGATCGGCGCCGCCCGCAACCGGCGCGCGCTGGAGACCTTCGCCGAGTGCACCGCGTCCGGCTACTGGCCCGGCTACAGCGACGACGTCGTTCCCGTCTCCCTGCCTCCCTACGCGGAGACCCGCGACACCTTGGAGTACCTGTGA
- a CDS encoding helix-turn-helix domain-containing protein — MFRLNVDKLLEMTEARGDGSGYKISRRTGIAESSVYRILSGEAQPDLNSAMRLVEAYDLDIRKLMERVQIEAAA; from the coding sequence GTGTTCCGTCTGAACGTCGACAAGCTGCTGGAGATGACAGAAGCCCGTGGCGACGGCAGCGGCTACAAGATCTCCCGCCGTACCGGCATCGCCGAGTCGTCCGTGTACCGGATCCTCAGCGGCGAAGCGCAGCCTGACCTGAACTCGGCTATGCGCCTCGTCGAGGCATATGACCTGGACATTCGCAAGCTGATGGAGCGCGTACAGATCGAGGCTGCGGCATGA
- the holA gene encoding DNA polymerase III subunit delta: protein MARNSAQDNPLAPVTIAVGQEDLLLDRAVREVVVAARAADADTDVRDLTSDQLQPGTLAELTSPSLFAERKVVVVRNAQDLSADTIKDVKAYLGAPAEEITLVLLHAGAAKGKGLLDAARKAGAREVACPKMTKPADRLAFVRSEFRALGRSATPEACQALVDSIGSDLRELASAVTQLVSDIEGTIDEAVVGRYYTGRAEASSFTVADRAVEGRAAEALEALRWSLSTGVAPVMITSALAQGVRAIGKLSSARGGRPADLARELGMPPWKIDRVRQQMRGWTPDGVSVALRAVAEADAGVKGGGDDPEYALEKAVVAIARAARARRG, encoded by the coding sequence ATGGCCAGGAACTCTGCACAGGACAACCCGCTCGCCCCCGTCACGATCGCCGTCGGCCAGGAGGACCTCCTGCTCGACCGCGCCGTGCGGGAGGTGGTGGTCGCCGCGCGGGCCGCCGACGCGGACACGGATGTACGGGACCTCACGTCGGACCAGTTGCAGCCGGGCACGCTCGCCGAGCTGACCAGTCCGTCGCTCTTCGCGGAGCGGAAGGTCGTCGTGGTGCGCAACGCCCAGGATCTGTCGGCCGACACGATCAAGGATGTGAAGGCGTATCTGGGCGCCCCCGCCGAGGAGATCACGCTCGTGCTGTTGCACGCGGGGGCGGCCAAGGGCAAGGGGCTGCTCGATGCCGCGCGCAAGGCGGGTGCGCGGGAGGTCGCCTGCCCCAAGATGACGAAGCCCGCGGATCGGCTGGCCTTCGTGCGGAGCGAGTTCCGCGCGCTGGGGCGGTCCGCCACGCCTGAGGCCTGCCAGGCCCTTGTCGACTCCATCGGGAGCGATCTTCGGGAGCTGGCGTCCGCCGTGACGCAGCTCGTCTCGGACATCGAGGGGACGATCGACGAGGCCGTTGTGGGCCGGTACTACACGGGCCGGGCCGAGGCCTCCAGCTTCACGGTGGCCGACCGGGCGGTCGAGGGGCGGGCGGCGGAGGCGTTGGAGGCTCTGCGCTGGTCTCTGTCGACCGGGGTCGCGCCTGTGATGATCACGAGTGCGTTGGCGCAGGGGGTGCGGGCCATCGGGAAGCTGTCGTCGGCTCGTGGGGGGCGGCCTGCCGATCTTGCCCGGGAGCTGGGGATGCCGCCCTGGAAGATCGATCGGGTGCGGCAGCAGATGCGGGGGTGGACTCCGGACGGGGTTTCGGTCGCGCTTCGGGCGGTCGCGGAGGCCGATGCCGGGGTCAAGGGTGGCGGTGACGATCCCGAGTACGCCCTCGAGAAGGCCGTCGTCGCCATTGCCCGGGCGGCTCGGGCGCGCCGCGGCTAG
- a CDS encoding YceI family protein, whose product MVGSWLGNRTNRAQRADRVAAVPMPAGAGVLTCRVLDPVNQPVPHAEFVVTDTAGRKVVGGGLDPFGSFTVTVPAGEYRLAVSAEGYAPFRANASVDENALASLGEVTLHVARPPALPRPGDWEIEPTHSTIGFTARHIGLAKVRGRFNTFAGVIRLAERAEQSAMHVVIDASSIDTNVKMRDDHLRSADFLDVDRFPTLEFYSDRFAHRGGNRWAVTGALSLHGVTRTVTLDTEYLGVGNGMEGEVRAACRATTELRRDDFTVSWQTMLARGIAVVGPSIRIDLDVQIVPKV is encoded by the coding sequence ATGGTCGGCAGCTGGCTGGGGAACCGTACGAACCGAGCGCAACGGGCGGATCGTGTCGCCGCGGTGCCGATGCCGGCCGGGGCCGGAGTGCTCACCTGCCGGGTACTGGATCCGGTCAACCAGCCGGTGCCGCATGCCGAGTTCGTGGTCACGGACACGGCGGGGCGAAAAGTGGTCGGCGGGGGGCTGGACCCGTTCGGGTCGTTCACGGTGACGGTGCCGGCGGGCGAGTACCGGCTCGCGGTGTCGGCCGAGGGATACGCCCCGTTCCGGGCGAACGCCAGTGTGGACGAGAACGCGCTGGCCTCGCTCGGCGAAGTGACGCTGCACGTCGCCCGGCCGCCCGCGCTGCCGCGGCCGGGGGACTGGGAGATCGAGCCGACGCACTCCACGATCGGGTTCACCGCCCGGCACATCGGACTGGCCAAGGTGCGAGGCAGGTTCAACACGTTCGCGGGGGTGATACGGCTGGCCGAGCGTGCCGAGCAGTCGGCCATGCATGTGGTGATCGACGCGTCGTCCATCGACACGAACGTGAAGATGCGGGACGACCATCTGCGGTCCGCGGACTTCCTGGACGTCGACCGGTTTCCGACGCTGGAGTTCTACAGCGACCGGTTCGCGCACCGGGGCGGCAACCGGTGGGCGGTCACCGGGGCGCTGTCGCTGCACGGGGTGACGCGGACGGTCACTCTCGACACGGAGTATCTCGGCGTCGGCAACGGCATGGAGGGCGAGGTGCGGGCGGCCTGCCGGGCTACTACCGAGCTGCGCCGAGACGACTTCACGGTGAGCTGGCAGACGATGCTCGCCAGGGGGATCGCCGTGGTCGGCCCGAGCATCAGGATCGACCTGGACGTACAGATCGTGCCCAAGGTCTGA
- a CDS encoding DUF6197 family protein, with protein MNLPAAFRAAARLIVANGHHQGDYCPDPFDRRTKTPHSTRPLSIVAALRCVASPHGDNPHRETPLSELAVKVLAGRLEVDGEPAWNDEPYYLEVHVAAWGDVEGRTTESAVAVLEAAADAAEVSA; from the coding sequence ATGAACCTGCCCGCAGCGTTCCGTGCGGCGGCTCGCCTGATCGTGGCGAACGGCCACCACCAGGGCGACTACTGCCCCGACCCGTTCGACCGCCGCACCAAGACCCCGCACTCGACGCGGCCCCTGTCGATCGTGGCGGCCCTGCGCTGCGTGGCCTCGCCGCACGGCGACAACCCGCACCGCGAGACGCCGCTGTCGGAGCTGGCGGTGAAGGTGCTGGCCGGTCGTCTGGAGGTGGACGGCGAGCCTGCGTGGAACGACGAGCCGTATTACCTGGAGGTGCACGTCGCCGCGTGGGGTGACGTCGAGGGGCGGACCACGGAGTCGGCTGTCGCGGTGCTTGAGGCCGCGGCGGACGCTGCGGAGGTCTCGGCATGA